A window of Coturnix japonica isolate 7356 chromosome 2, Coturnix japonica 2.1, whole genome shotgun sequence contains these coding sequences:
- the RAB5A gene encoding ras-related protein Rab-5A, whose translation MANRGATRPNGPNAGNKICQFKLVLLGESAVGKSSLVLRFVKGQFHEFQESTIGAAFLTQTVCLDDTTVKFEIWDTAGQERYHSLAPMYYRGAQAAIVVYDITNEESFARAKNWVKELQRQASPNIVIALAGNKTDLANKRAVDFQEAQAYADDNSLLFMETSAKTAMNVNEIFMAIAKKLPKNEPQSTGANSARGRGVDLTEPTQPPKSQCCSN comes from the exons ATGGCTAATCGTGGAGCAACAAGACCCAATGGGCCAaatgctggaaataaaatttgCCAATTCAAATTAGTACTTCTAGGAGAGTCTGCAGTTGGTAAATCAAGTTTGGTGCTTCGTTTTGTAAAAGGACAGTTTCATGAGTTTCAAGAAAGTACAATTGGAG ctgcttTTCTAACCCAAACTGTGTGTCTTGATGATACAACGGTAAAATTTGAAATATGGGATACAGCTGGGCAAGAGCGGTATCACAGTTTAGCACCTATGTACTACAGAGGAGCACAAGCAGCTATAGTTGTATACGACATTACAAATGAG GAGTCCTTTGCCAGAGCGAAAAATTGGGTCAAAGAACTTCAGCGTCAAGCAAGTCCTAACATTGTAATAGCTTtagcaggaaacaaaactgatcTAGCTAACAAAAGAGCTGTGGATTTCCAG gaagcACAAGCTTATGCAGATGACAACAGCTTGTTGTTCATGGAGACGTCGGCCAAGACAGCTATGAATGTGAATGAAATCTTCATGGCAATTG CAAAAAAATTGCCAAAGAATGAACCACAGAGTACAGGAGCCAACTCTGCCAGAGGGAGAGGAGTAGACCTTACTGAACCCACACAACCACCCAAGAGTCAATGTTGTAGTAACTAA